One window from the genome of Megalobrama amblycephala isolate DHTTF-2021 linkage group LG4, ASM1881202v1, whole genome shotgun sequence encodes:
- the LOC125266252 gene encoding cytosolic phospholipase A2 gamma-like has protein sequence MIKSRLVVYFESPIKEHLLLIRETTAVLLLVKTAGFTGIMSASKPKESGEVRIEHSLNKNEEEFVVKRRDTVQQSLQKMQIQCGQNEVPNIALLGSGGGQRAMVGLLGSLVQLQKTGLLDCILYLSGVSGSTWCMASLYQEPDWSTKLETVKDKIIKRLNGPGVNWIDTVSKLKKYYYGKDFFSLTDVWAVMFVSTYMKEIDEHTLTDQQDQHSKDPFPIYTVIDKHCKQRKEGDPWFEITPHEAGYSLTGAFVNTSSFGSQFDNGSKKKPQDEIDMLYLQALCSSVLADEEELWKWIKDLLLPEIKKKSEKMRQDPNSPPTDECHQVLLNLVNMNLAMLKGADPSAFDKDIRTKLTDLAGGKSQLIFQVEKLNAEKIADKKAAKLYMEQYTMDVCNFLSGRFNFWPFDVCLSICRCLVQWIWGRNYNFLHNMTDPTVPAALLKSETRDYEDAGLLLNSPYFSVLRKERDIDLIISLDFSAGDDPFTTVKEAAEMCNKLNIPFPEANIANELSDRPKDFYVFKGQNTPTVIHIPLFNMVNCGDKIEAWRNKYTTFQGPYSAEMITDLMKVAGRNIINNRVKLLEQIRAVTKAKWHQAMARQNPTL, from the exons ATGATCAAGTCTAGACTTGTAGTTTACTTTGAGAGCCCTATAAAAGAACATCTTCTGCTGATCCGAGAGACAACGGCTGTCTTATTATTAGTGAAGACTGCAGGATTTACAGGAATA ATGAGTGCATCTAAACCCAAGGAAAG TGGTGAGGTGAGAATCGAACACTCTCTGAATAAAAATGAGGAAGAGTTTGTAGTCAAACGGAGAGACACTGTTCAACAAAGCCTGCAGAAGATGCAGATACAGTGTGGCCAG AATGAGGTGCCAAACATTGCCTTACTGGGTTCTGGAGGAGGGCAAAGAGCCATGGTGGGATTGCTGGGATCCCTGGTTCAGCTCCAGAAAACAGGTCTTCTGGACTGCATTCTTTATCTGAGCGGAGTCTCTGGATCCACCTG GTGCATGGCCTCCTTATATCAGGAACCAGACTGGTCCACCAAACTAGAGACTGTGAAAGACAAGATCATCAAGAGACTCAACGGTCCTGGAGTCAACTGGATAGACACAGTTTCCAAACTGAAGAAATATTACTATGGGAAAGACTTCTTCAGCTTGACTGATGTCTGGGCAGTGATGTTCGTCTCAACATATATGAAAGAG ATAGacgaacacacactcacagatcAGCAGGACCAGCACAGTAAAGACCCGTTTCCCATCTACACAGTGATCGACAAGCACTGCAAACAGCGCAAGGAAGGCG ACCCCTGGTTTGAGATCACTCCACATGAAGCAGGTTATTCTCTCACTGGAGCGTTTGTGAACACTTCCAGCTTTGGCAGTCAGTTTGACAATGGCTCTAAGAAGAAGCCGCAGGATGAAATTGACATGCTGTACCTGCAAG CTTTGTGTAGCAGCGTTTTAGCTGATGAAGAGGAGCTCTGGAAATGGATAAAAG ATCTTTTACTAcctgaaataaaaaagaaatctgAGAAAATGAGGCAAG ATCCAAACTCCCCACCTACAGACGAATGTCACCAGGTGCTCTTGAACCTTGTGAACATGAATCTCGCGATGTTGAAAGGCGCTGATCCTTCTGCTTTTGATAAAGACATCAGAACAAAGCTGACAG ACCTCGCTGGAGGCAAAAGTCAGCTAATTTTTCAGGTGGAAAAACTGAATGCTGAAAAAATAGCTGACAAAAAAGCAGCAAAACTGTACATGGAGCAATACACCATGGATGTATGCAACTTTTTGAGTGGTCGGTTCAATTTCTGGCCATTTG ATGTTTGCTTGAGCATTTGCAGATGTTTGGTTCAGTGGATCTGGGGCAGGAATTATAACTTCCTTCATAACATGACAG ATCCAACAGTGCCCGCCGCTCTTCTGAAAAGTGAGACGAGAGACTATGAAGATGCTGGACTGTTGCTGAACTCACCCTACTTCTCAGTGctgagaaaagagagagacatcGACCTCATCATTTCTCTGGACTTCAGCGCGGGTGATGATCCTTTCACG ACAGTGAAGGAAGCTGCTGAGATGTGCAACAAACTAAACATCCCTTTTCCAGAGGCCAACATAGCCAATGAACTCTCAGACAGACCGAAGGACTTCTATGTGTTCAAAGGCCAAAACACTCCAACAGTGATCCACATCCCTCTCTTTAATATGGTCAACTGTGGAG ACAAAATTGAGGCCTGGAGGAACAAATATACGACTTTTCAAGGTCCTTACAGCGCTGAGATGATCACTGATCTCATGAAGGTCGCTGGAAGAAACATCATAAACAACAGAGTGAAACTGCTGGAGCAGATCCGTGCGGTCACTAAAGCTAAATGGCACCAAGCAATGGCACGACAAAATCCAACACTGTGA